One Defluviimonas sp. SAOS-178_SWC DNA window includes the following coding sequences:
- the rimO gene encoding 30S ribosomal protein S12 methylthiotransferase RimO has protein sequence MPMNPPNLRPDLAPKPVFDTAARPGQPRIGMVSLGCPKALVDSERILTRLRAEGYAISPDYGGADAVIVNTCGFLDSAKAESLEAIGEALTANGRVIVTGCLGAEPDYITGAHPSVLAVTGPHQYEQVLDAVHAAVPPSPDPFVDLLPATGVSLTPRHYSYVKISEGCNHKCRFCIIPDMRGRLVSRPAHAVVREAEKLVEAGVKELLVISQDTSAYGVDLKHAEAKGHRAHITDLARDLGSLGAWVRLHYVYPYPHVRDLIPLMAEGLILPYLDIPFQHAHPDTLKRMARPAAAAKTLDEIAAWRAICPEITLRSTFIVGYPGETEEEFQTLLDWMDEAQLDRVGCFQYENVAGARSNTLPDHVAADVKQERWERFMEKAQAISEAKLAAKVGSRIQAIVDTVDEEGATCRTKADAPEIDGNLFIDEGFETLSPGDIVTVEVDEAGEYDLWGRLA, from the coding sequence ATGCCCATGAACCCGCCGAACCTTCGCCCCGACCTCGCGCCGAAGCCCGTCTTCGATACCGCTGCACGTCCAGGACAGCCGAGGATCGGCATGGTTTCGCTCGGTTGCCCGAAGGCGCTGGTGGACAGCGAGCGGATCCTGACCCGGCTCCGCGCGGAAGGCTATGCGATCTCGCCCGACTACGGCGGCGCCGACGCGGTCATCGTGAATACCTGCGGCTTCCTCGACAGCGCAAAGGCCGAGAGCCTTGAAGCGATCGGCGAGGCGTTGACGGCGAACGGCAGGGTGATCGTGACCGGCTGCCTCGGAGCCGAGCCCGATTATATCACCGGCGCGCATCCCTCCGTCCTTGCCGTCACCGGCCCGCATCAGTACGAACAGGTGCTCGACGCCGTCCACGCCGCCGTGCCGCCCTCGCCCGATCCGTTCGTCGATCTTCTTCCGGCGACGGGCGTCAGCCTGACGCCACGCCACTACAGCTACGTGAAGATTTCAGAAGGCTGCAATCACAAGTGCCGCTTCTGCATCATCCCCGACATGCGCGGCCGGCTCGTTTCCCGCCCGGCCCACGCGGTCGTGCGAGAGGCGGAAAAGCTGGTCGAGGCGGGGGTGAAGGAGCTTCTGGTCATCAGTCAGGACACCTCGGCCTACGGGGTGGACCTTAAGCATGCCGAGGCGAAGGGACACCGGGCGCATATCACCGACCTCGCCCGCGATCTGGGAAGCCTCGGCGCCTGGGTGCGGCTCCATTACGTCTATCCTTACCCGCATGTGCGCGATCTGATCCCGCTGATGGCAGAGGGATTGATCCTGCCATACCTCGACATTCCCTTCCAGCACGCCCACCCGGATACGCTGAAACGGATGGCGCGGCCAGCGGCCGCGGCGAAGACGCTGGACGAGATCGCCGCCTGGCGCGCCATCTGCCCCGAGATCACCCTGCGCTCCACCTTCATCGTCGGCTATCCCGGCGAGACCGAGGAAGAGTTCCAGACCCTCCTCGACTGGATGGACGAGGCGCAGCTCGACCGGGTGGGCTGCTTCCAGTATGAAAACGTCGCCGGCGCGCGGTCGAATACGCTGCCGGACCATGTCGCCGCCGACGTGAAGCAGGAGCGGTGGGAGCGGTTCATGGAAAAGGCCCAGGCGATTTCCGAAGCGAAGCTCGCGGCGAAGGTTGGCAGCCGGATCCAGGCCATCGTGGATACCGTTGACGAGGAAGGCGCAACCTGCCGGACGAAGGCCGATGCCCCCGAGATCGATGGCAACCTCTTCATCGACGAGGGGTTTGAAACCCTGTCGCCGGGAGATATCGTGACAGTCGAAGTCGACGAGGCCGGGGAGTACGACCTCTGGGGTCGCCTCGCGTGA
- a CDS encoding ABC transporter ATP-binding protein, with protein sequence MSPIIEVSDLSKTYASGTAALSGVTLDIREGEILALLGPNGAGKTTFISILCGLVTPTGGSARVGGHDIVRDYRAARALIGLVPQEIAVEPFETVMNTLRFSRGLFGRRPDDAHLEKVLKALTLWDKRDARLNELSGGMKRRVLIGKALSHGPRVLFLDEPTAGVDVNLRREMWSVVRDLQKSGVTIILTTHYLEEAEEMADRIGIIDKGRLLLLEDKAKLMHEFGRKRLVVELVEPLAELPSTLTGQDLTLSADGTHVSYDYDTRADRSGIARLLAGFAAAGIGVRDLETEQSSLEDVFLRLVEEGA encoded by the coding sequence ATGAGCCCGATCATCGAGGTCAGCGACCTTTCCAAGACCTATGCCAGCGGCACGGCCGCCCTGTCGGGCGTGACGCTCGATATCCGCGAGGGTGAGATCCTCGCACTGCTCGGCCCGAACGGCGCCGGCAAGACGACCTTCATCTCGATCCTTTGCGGCCTCGTCACGCCGACGGGCGGCAGCGCCCGGGTCGGCGGGCACGACATCGTGCGCGACTATCGCGCGGCGCGGGCCCTCATCGGCCTTGTGCCACAGGAAATCGCGGTGGAGCCGTTCGAGACGGTGATGAATACGCTGCGGTTTTCGCGGGGGCTGTTCGGACGGCGACCGGATGACGCGCATCTGGAGAAGGTGCTGAAGGCGCTCACGCTCTGGGACAAGCGCGATGCGCGGCTCAACGAGCTTTCGGGCGGCATGAAACGCCGTGTGCTGATCGGAAAGGCCCTCTCCCACGGGCCGCGCGTACTCTTCCTCGACGAACCGACGGCGGGCGTCGACGTGAACCTGAGGCGCGAGATGTGGTCGGTGGTCCGCGACTTGCAAAAATCGGGCGTGACGATCATCCTGACCACCCACTACCTCGAAGAGGCCGAGGAGATGGCCGACCGGATCGGCATCATCGACAAGGGGCGGCTGCTGCTCCTGGAAGACAAGGCGAAGCTCATGCACGAATTCGGCCGCAAGCGGCTGGTCGTGGAACTGGTGGAACCGCTCGCGGAACTGCCCTCGACGCTGACGGGGCAGGATCTCACGCTTTCGGCGGATGGTACTCATGTCAGCTACGACTATGACACGCGCGCCGACCGCAGCGGCATAGCCCGGCTTCTGGCGGGGTTCGCCGCGGCAGGCATCGGCGTGCGGGATCTGGAGACCGAGCAGAGCTCACTCGAAGACGTGTTTCTGAGACTGGTGGAGGAAGGCGCATGA
- a CDS encoding UbiA family prenyltransferase, with protein sequence MTEVKPLVLDVDGTFLKTDMLFESFWAGLGHDPIATLRAAALHFRHPERLKAELVEIAPIRTDLLPVNPEVADLALRSRMAGREVVLASASDRRLVERLAGEYGLSETVFASDSTTNLKGAHKAKALVAAYGEGGFDYAGDDAVDMAVWEKAENALVVGRVPRARELAARGQNVVELAGGWSWRALLKAMRPHQWVKNVLLLLAMIAAHRFDLVTLVPILWGIVAFSAAASSIYIVNDLLDLEADRLHPTKCRRPFASGDVPIAVGMATFGGLMLLALGVAAALNWAFFGVVVLYMVTSLAYSLKLKRLRWVDISTLAALYTIRVIAGAAAGQVEVSIYMLIFIFPIFITLGCVKRLTELTLATSDERLPGRGYGRPDRGDLLNVAWLGTIGAVLIFFLYSISDQGQELYPTTWILWLAMIPMTLWLVRMVMLGWFGKQDYDPIVFAMRDKFGIGILMITLSLMFWAAGLWSQWFGG encoded by the coding sequence ATGACCGAAGTGAAGCCGCTCGTCCTCGACGTCGACGGCACGTTTTTGAAGACCGACATGCTGTTCGAGTCGTTCTGGGCGGGGCTTGGCCACGATCCGATCGCGACGTTGCGCGCCGCGGCGCTGCATTTCCGCCATCCGGAGCGGCTCAAGGCCGAACTGGTGGAGATTGCGCCGATCCGCACCGACCTTCTGCCGGTCAATCCCGAGGTCGCCGACCTCGCCCTCAGAAGCCGGATGGCGGGGCGCGAGGTGGTGCTGGCCTCCGCCTCCGATCGTCGCCTCGTGGAGCGGCTGGCGGGGGAATACGGGCTGTCGGAGACGGTTTTCGCTTCGGACTCGACGACGAACCTCAAGGGCGCCCACAAGGCCAAGGCGCTGGTGGCGGCCTATGGCGAGGGCGGCTTCGACTATGCTGGCGACGACGCGGTCGACATGGCGGTCTGGGAAAAGGCCGAAAACGCGCTGGTCGTCGGCCGGGTGCCGCGCGCGCGGGAACTGGCGGCGCGGGGGCAGAACGTCGTCGAGCTGGCGGGTGGCTGGAGCTGGCGGGCGCTCCTGAAGGCGATGAGGCCGCATCAGTGGGTCAAGAACGTCCTGCTCCTCCTCGCCATGATCGCGGCGCACCGTTTCGATCTGGTGACACTGGTTCCGATCCTTTGGGGCATCGTCGCGTTTTCCGCGGCCGCCTCCTCCATCTATATCGTCAACGATCTTCTCGACCTCGAAGCCGACCGGCTGCATCCGACGAAATGCCGGCGGCCATTTGCCAGCGGCGATGTGCCGATTGCGGTCGGGATGGCCACGTTCGGGGGGCTCATGCTCCTCGCGCTCGGGGTCGCGGCGGCGCTCAACTGGGCGTTCTTCGGGGTCGTCGTGCTCTACATGGTCACCTCGCTCGCCTATTCGTTGAAGCTGAAGCGGCTGCGCTGGGTGGATATCTCGACCCTGGCAGCGCTCTACACGATCCGGGTGATCGCCGGAGCCGCGGCCGGTCAGGTCGAGGTCTCGATCTACATGCTGATCTTCATCTTCCCGATCTTCATCACGCTCGGATGCGTAAAGCGGCTGACGGAACTGACGCTCGCGACCTCGGACGAACGATTGCCGGGGCGGGGTTACGGACGGCCGGACCGGGGCGATCTTCTCAACGTCGCCTGGCTCGGCACGATCGGCGCCGTCCTCATCTTCTTTCTCTATTCGATCAGCGATCAGGGGCAGGAGCTTTATCCGACGACCTGGATCCTTTGGCTCGCGATGATCCCGATGACGCTCTGGCTCGTGCGGATGGTGATGCTCGGCTGGTTCGGCAAGCAGGATTACGACCCGATCGTCTTCGCGATGCGCGACAAGTTCGGCATTGGCATCCTGATGATCACGCTCAGCCTGATGTTCTGGGCCGCCGGGCTCTGGTCGCAGTGGTTCGGGGGCTGA
- a CDS encoding DUF6455 family protein: MGKVVSISAQTEVPDLPYFLTEEETRRHGVDVGCAVQAGILTPDDFRAMLEMCRVCDEGQALRGQPGHDRTAAEAPDWCANRAVLEGLRGIV, translated from the coding sequence ATGGGCAAGGTCGTTTCGATTTCCGCACAAACGGAGGTGCCGGACCTGCCGTATTTCCTGACCGAGGAAGAGACGCGGCGCCACGGGGTCGACGTCGGCTGCGCGGTGCAGGCCGGAATCCTGACACCTGACGATTTCCGCGCGATGCTGGAGATGTGCCGGGTCTGCGACGAGGGACAGGCCCTGCGCGGCCAGCCCGGGCATGACCGAACCGCCGCCGAGGCCCCGGACTGGTGCGCCAACCGTGCCGTTCTCGAAGGTCTGCGCGGCATCGTCTGA
- a CDS encoding ABC transporter permease, giving the protein MNWQAMRTIFQHEMARFWRTPWESLASPVVSTVLYFVVFGAAIGGRIQSVEGVTYGAFIVPGLIMLTVLQQSIANASFGIFFPKFAGTIYEILAAPVSFIEVVLGYVGAAALKSVIIAVVIYLTALFFVDLPVAHPVWALAFLILTAFSFSLFGFLLGIWAKDWQQLQFIPLMVVTPLVFLGGAFYSASMLPPFWEGVARFNPVLYLVSGFRWSFFGQADVPVAASLLAVSVFLGLGICAVWFIFRTGWRLRA; this is encoded by the coding sequence ATGAACTGGCAGGCCATGCGGACGATCTTTCAGCACGAAATGGCCCGGTTCTGGCGGACGCCTTGGGAGTCGCTCGCCTCTCCGGTCGTTTCGACCGTCCTCTATTTCGTCGTCTTCGGGGCGGCGATCGGGGGACGGATCCAGTCGGTCGAAGGTGTCACCTATGGCGCCTTCATCGTGCCGGGGCTGATCATGCTGACGGTGTTGCAGCAGTCGATCGCCAATGCCTCCTTCGGGATCTTCTTTCCGAAGTTCGCAGGCACGATCTACGAAATCCTCGCCGCTCCGGTGTCGTTCATCGAAGTCGTGCTCGGCTATGTCGGCGCGGCGGCGCTGAAATCGGTGATCATCGCGGTGGTGATCTACCTGACCGCGCTGTTCTTCGTCGATCTTCCCGTTGCTCACCCAGTCTGGGCACTGGCGTTCCTGATCCTGACGGCCTTCAGCTTCTCGCTCTTCGGGTTCCTGCTCGGCATCTGGGCCAAGGACTGGCAGCAGCTGCAATTCATCCCGCTGATGGTGGTGACCCCGCTCGTCTTCCTCGGCGGCGCCTTCTATTCCGCCTCGATGCTGCCGCCCTTCTGGGAAGGGGTCGCCCGGTTCAACCCGGTCCTCTATCTCGTTTCGGGCTTCCGTTGGTCGTTCTTCGGGCAGGCGGATGTGCCCGTCGCAGCGTCTTTGCTGGCGGTCTCGGTCTTCCTCGGCCTCGGAATCTGCGCTGTCTGGTTCATCTTCCGCACCGGCTGGCGGCTTCGGGCCTGA
- a CDS encoding GNAT family N-acetyltransferase produces the protein MTAIRFDEARPEDLDTVIAISAMTHREHQDRLPEAFPPGLDNELNQMFRDHFKAPHGAPAFPATRILLCRDGGRIVGHAFLRVQRFDRQTDDHDVVGTVLDISLLPEYRRKGLGTRLLDEARQTLKEMGATRVDAHIWRGNHASAATFRGQGFEMLYGLYVQRLSEPVAGRVHRAEKPETWRGKMLIGSLALNLFLLLWLMVFLNR, from the coding sequence GTGACGGCGATCCGCTTCGACGAGGCGCGGCCGGAAGATCTCGACACGGTGATCGCGATCTCGGCGATGACCCACCGGGAGCATCAGGACCGTCTGCCCGAGGCCTTTCCCCCCGGCCTTGACAACGAGCTGAACCAGATGTTCCGGGATCATTTCAAGGCGCCTCATGGCGCGCCGGCCTTTCCTGCGACCCGGATCCTTCTTTGCCGCGACGGCGGCCGCATCGTCGGTCATGCCTTCCTGCGCGTTCAGCGGTTCGACCGGCAGACCGACGATCACGACGTGGTCGGCACGGTCCTCGATATCTCCCTCCTGCCGGAGTACCGGCGTAAGGGGCTCGGCACGCGGCTTCTCGACGAGGCCCGGCAGACTTTGAAAGAGATGGGGGCGACCCGGGTCGATGCCCATATCTGGCGCGGCAACCACGCCTCGGCCGCGACCTTCAGGGGCCAGGGTTTCGAGATGCTCTACGGCCTTTACGTTCAGCGCCTGTCAGAGCCGGTGGCCGGTCGGGTCCACCGGGCCGAAAAGCCCGAGACCTGGCGCGGAAAGATGCTGATCGGAAGCCTCGCGCTCAACCTCTTCCTCCTCCTCTGGCTCATGGTCTTCCTGAACCGGTGA
- a CDS encoding GcrA family cell cycle regulator, with protein sequence MSWTDERVETLKKMWGEGQSASQIAKELGGVTRNAVIGKVHRLGLSNRVGGAPEPVKAKPADPAPKPEARPAVAKPARTEEKPAAQRPEPAPVAPQAAPGRKPIIPAGQPLPPQPSAGEISPEALASVREVEKKARKISLMELTERTCKWPIGDPATEDFWFCGLSTQQGKPYCEAHVGVAFQPMSSRRDRRR encoded by the coding sequence ATGTCCTGGACCGACGAACGCGTCGAGACGCTGAAGAAGATGTGGGGCGAAGGCCAGTCGGCGAGCCAGATCGCAAAGGAACTGGGCGGCGTCACCCGCAATGCCGTGATCGGCAAGGTCCACCGCCTCGGCCTCTCGAACCGCGTCGGCGGCGCGCCCGAGCCCGTGAAGGCGAAGCCCGCCGACCCGGCGCCCAAACCGGAGGCCCGCCCCGCCGTCGCGAAACCCGCGCGGACGGAAGAAAAGCCCGCCGCCCAGCGCCCGGAACCCGCCCCGGTGGCCCCGCAGGCGGCACCGGGCCGCAAGCCGATCATTCCCGCAGGCCAGCCGCTGCCGCCGCAGCCCTCGGCCGGCGAAATTAGCCCCGAGGCGCTCGCCTCCGTCCGCGAGGTCGAGAAGAAGGCGCGTAAGATCAGCCTGATGGAACTGACCGAGCGCACCTGCAAATGGCCGATCGGCGACCCCGCGACCGAGGATTTCTGGTTCTGCGGCCTCTCCACCCAGCAGGGCAAGCCTTATTGCGAGGCCCATGTCGGCGTCGCATTCCAGCCGATGTCGTCGCGCCGCGACCGGCGGCGCTGA
- the cpaB gene encoding Flp pilus assembly protein CpaB, with amino-acid sequence MRLVFGLVLVLGVALAGFAVYMAQGFIAQTQAERDRLAAEQARAVRLVDVVVAKKAMNYGDRFTRNDLEVIKVQAGKVPAGTFTTVVAPQGGDKSVVPVFWEGETRPRAALRSYEPFEPILGAKVTEPGIDAGINANLSAGMRAFAVNVDVTSGVSGFLRPGDRVDVYWSGAVNGQDVTKLIDEAVRLIAINQSADADRSEETVIARTVTVEATPKQIAALALAQQTGRLTLSLVGTGDVEQVGAIEIDRKTLLGIVEAAPVAAPEPEKVCTIRTNKGGEIIETVIPCTN; translated from the coding sequence ATGCGTCTGGTATTTGGTTTGGTTTTGGTACTGGGTGTCGCGTTGGCGGGCTTTGCCGTCTACATGGCCCAGGGCTTCATCGCCCAGACCCAGGCTGAGCGGGACCGGCTTGCTGCGGAGCAGGCGCGGGCAGTGCGTCTGGTTGATGTCGTTGTCGCCAAGAAGGCGATGAACTACGGCGACCGGTTCACGCGGAACGATCTCGAAGTGATCAAGGTGCAGGCCGGCAAGGTGCCGGCCGGTACTTTCACCACCGTCGTCGCCCCGCAAGGTGGCGACAAGTCGGTCGTTCCGGTCTTCTGGGAAGGCGAGACCCGGCCCCGCGCGGCGTTGCGCAGCTATGAACCGTTCGAGCCGATTCTCGGCGCCAAGGTGACCGAACCCGGCATCGACGCGGGGATCAACGCCAACCTCTCTGCCGGCATGCGCGCCTTCGCGGTCAACGTCGACGTGACGTCGGGCGTCTCGGGCTTCCTGCGCCCGGGCGACCGCGTGGACGTCTACTGGTCGGGCGCGGTCAATGGCCAGGACGTGACGAAGCTGATCGACGAAGCCGTCCGGCTCATCGCGATCAACCAGAGCGCCGATGCCGACCGCAGCGAGGAAACCGTGATCGCTCGCACCGTGACGGTCGAGGCGACGCCGAAACAGATCGCGGCACTGGCGTTGGCCCAGCAGACGGGCCGGCTGACTCTGTCGCTTGTCGGCACCGGCGATGTCGAGCAGGTCGGCGCGATCGAGATCGACCGCAAGACCCTTCTCGGGATCGTGGAGGCCGCGCCGGTCGCGGCGCCCGAACCGGAGAAGGTCTGCACCATCCGCACCAACAAGGGCGGCGAGATCATCGAAACGGTGATCCCCTGCACAAACTGA
- a CDS encoding diacylglycerol kinase produces MRAFIGGEIRRFANTCRWSLQGWRAAWASEKSLRQWSVINLLSVALAFSLDLTTGERALIVALGLLVLAAELFNTAIEEIVDLASPERHPRAGKAKDCGSAAVALTASAGGLAWLVILLG; encoded by the coding sequence ATGCGCGCATTCATCGGCGGCGAAATCCGGCGCTTCGCCAACACCTGCCGCTGGTCGCTCCAGGGGTGGCGGGCGGCTTGGGCGAGCGAAAAGTCACTTCGGCAATGGAGTGTGATCAACCTCCTGTCGGTGGCGCTCGCGTTTTCGCTCGACCTCACGACGGGTGAGCGGGCGCTGATCGTGGCACTCGGTCTGCTGGTCCTTGCGGCGGAGCTTTTCAACACGGCGATCGAGGAGATTGTCGACCTCGCCTCGCCCGAGCGGCATCCGCGCGCGGGGAAGGCCAAGGATTGCGGCTCGGCTGCCGTTGCGCTTACGGCAAGCGCGGGCGGCCTGGCTTGGCTCGTCATCCTTTTGGGGTAG
- a CDS encoding lytic transglycosylase domain-containing protein has product MLKSIGPVLSCGAALLLAANVASAETPAKTAANGYPDFTFKRISAPKGSASVSATGAKRITVQIDPEEQARRLATRLPPPEHPIPRGGVAPGLEPALPQPSAFDWYWNVVSPTLADGAGRFSTALSALTQGPGGKSVAAPRLQHLQDIAAAHGTEILKATIGTEVSPALVLAVIGIESAGRKDAVSTAGAVGLMQLIPATADRFGVSDSTDPIQNIKGGVAYLDWLMKEFNRDPLMVLAAYNAGENAVKNNGGVPPYAETRAYVPKVLAAWAVARGLCVTPPELVTDGCVFAVKG; this is encoded by the coding sequence ATGCTGAAAAGCATCGGACCGGTACTATCGTGTGGCGCCGCCCTGTTGCTCGCGGCGAATGTCGCGTCGGCCGAGACCCCGGCGAAAACGGCGGCGAACGGGTATCCGGATTTCACGTTCAAGCGGATCAGCGCGCCGAAGGGATCGGCCTCAGTGTCGGCGACCGGGGCAAAGCGCATCACTGTCCAGATCGATCCCGAGGAACAGGCGCGCAGGCTCGCTACGCGGCTGCCGCCCCCGGAACATCCGATCCCGCGCGGCGGCGTCGCGCCGGGGCTCGAACCGGCGCTGCCGCAGCCGAGTGCGTTCGACTGGTACTGGAATGTCGTTTCGCCGACGCTCGCCGACGGGGCCGGCCGGTTCTCGACCGCGCTTTCCGCGCTGACGCAGGGGCCGGGCGGCAAGTCCGTCGCCGCCCCCCGTCTTCAGCACCTTCAGGACATCGCCGCCGCGCACGGCACCGAGATCCTCAAGGCGACGATCGGCACCGAGGTGTCGCCTGCGCTTGTCCTCGCCGTCATCGGCATCGAAAGCGCGGGGCGCAAGGACGCGGTATCGACCGCCGGGGCGGTGGGGCTCATGCAGCTCATCCCGGCGACGGCGGACCGGTTCGGCGTCTCGGACAGCACCGATCCGATCCAGAATATCAAGGGCGGGGTTGCCTATCTCGACTGGTTGATGAAGGAATTCAACCGCGATCCGCTGATGGTGCTCGCCGCCTACAATGCCGGCGAGAACGCGGTGAAGAACAATGGCGGGGTGCCGCCCTACGCGGAAACCCGGGCCTATGTGCCGAAGGTCCTGGCGGCCTGGGCGGTGGCGCGCGGACTGTGCGTCACCCCGCCGGAACTGGTGACGGACGGCTGCGTGTTCGCCGTGAAAGGATGA
- a CDS encoding type II and III secretion system protein family protein, giving the protein MSMNRLFAAGMLGVSLTMTAIPSAQAETLKIINGSVSSALTVPMNRAVVVESDQPFAELSIANPGIADISTLSDKSIYVLGKAPGRTTLTLLAPDGKLITNVDVQVSLDVAEFKERLQQILPGEKIEVRTANDGIVLSGVVSSTAKLDRALDLAERYAPDRVSNLMSVGGVQQVMLKVRFAEMQRSVTKRLSSSLGVSTPDPTRSVNVEAGTGANLNGAVSVARGGGFTTAQTGGFGIGFTAGSVQFGILLEALESKGLVRTLSEPNLTALSGQEAKFLAGGEYPIPVRNTNDTVTVEYKPFGVELAFTPRVVDGDVINLMINAAVSSIDTTVQTSVGTGITLNAFKRREAETTVEMRDGESFAIAGLLQDDFNDSSGQIPWLGDVPVLGALFRSADFQRNQTELVIIITPHLVSPTRGEALALPTDRVKAPTEAELFLFGKTASQGASKGAIGEVARQDYSGSYGYVME; this is encoded by the coding sequence ATGAGCATGAACAGACTATTTGCGGCAGGAATGCTGGGCGTTTCGCTCACCATGACGGCCATCCCATCCGCTCAGGCGGAAACCCTGAAAATCATCAACGGCTCGGTATCGAGCGCGCTTACCGTACCGATGAACCGCGCGGTGGTTGTAGAATCCGACCAGCCATTCGCGGAGCTGTCGATCGCCAATCCCGGCATTGCCGACATCTCGACCCTTTCGGACAAGTCGATCTACGTGCTCGGCAAGGCACCGGGGCGCACGACACTGACGCTTCTGGCGCCGGACGGGAAGTTGATCACCAACGTGGATGTCCAGGTCTCGCTCGACGTCGCCGAATTCAAGGAGCGGCTGCAGCAGATCCTTCCGGGCGAGAAGATCGAGGTTCGCACAGCGAACGACGGCATCGTGCTTTCGGGCGTCGTGTCCTCGACCGCGAAACTCGACCGTGCGCTCGATCTAGCCGAACGCTACGCGCCCGACCGGGTTTCGAACCTCATGAGCGTCGGCGGCGTCCAGCAAGTCATGCTGAAGGTCCGCTTCGCGGAAATGCAGCGGTCCGTCACCAAGCGCCTGAGCTCGAGCCTCGGCGTGTCGACGCCGGATCCGACGCGGTCCGTCAACGTAGAGGCTGGGACCGGCGCCAACCTCAATGGTGCGGTCAGTGTCGCGCGCGGCGGCGGCTTCACGACGGCTCAGACCGGCGGCTTCGGCATCGGTTTCACGGCCGGCAGCGTCCAGTTCGGTATCCTGCTCGAAGCGCTTGAGAGCAAGGGGCTCGTGCGCACGCTTTCGGAACCGAACCTGACGGCCCTCTCAGGCCAGGAGGCGAAATTCCTTGCCGGCGGCGAATATCCGATCCCGGTTCGCAACACCAATGATACCGTGACGGTCGAATACAAGCCCTTCGGCGTTGAATTGGCATTCACGCCGCGCGTCGTCGATGGCGACGTGATCAACCTGATGATCAACGCGGCTGTGTCGAGCATCGACACCACGGTGCAGACCAGCGTCGGAACGGGCATCACGCTCAACGCCTTCAAGCGGCGCGAGGCCGAAACCACCGTGGAGATGCGAGACGGCGAAAGCTTTGCGATCGCCGGTCTTCTTCAGGACGACTTCAACGACTCGAGCGGCCAGATCCCCTGGCTCGGTGACGTTCCGGTGCTCGGCGCGCTGTTCCGTAGCGCCGACTTCCAGCGCAACCAGACCGAGCTCGTGATCATCATCACCCCGCACCTCGTTTCGCCGACGCGCGGCGAGGCGCTGGCCCTGCCGACCGACCGGGTGAAGGCGCCCACCGAAGCCGAACTCTTCCTCTTCGGCAAGACCGCATCGCAGGGGGCGTCGAAGGGTGCCATCGGTGAAGTTGCCCGTCAGGACTATTCCGGGTCCTACGGCTATGTGATGGAGTGA
- a CDS encoding M48 family metallopeptidase, which translates to MKRTLVFVFLALSGCVEPAPPVSAPSSVSYGAAPPVAPDVAASNFMSVVARMEPVIERECRARSVGNNCDFRIVVDDRPRQPPNAYQTLDPNGRPIIAFTLPLIAEARNEDEIAFVLGHEAAHHIAEHIPRQRQTAMTGALVLGVLTAASGGDPEAVRSAQDLGGTLGARRYAKDFELEADALGTILAWDAGYDPERGAVFFTRIPDPGNQFLGTHPPNASRIETVRRTLAGLR; encoded by the coding sequence ATGAAAAGAACGCTAGTCTTCGTCTTTCTCGCGCTGTCCGGATGCGTGGAGCCGGCACCGCCGGTGTCCGCGCCATCCTCTGTCAGCTATGGGGCCGCGCCGCCGGTTGCGCCCGATGTGGCCGCCAGCAACTTCATGTCCGTCGTCGCGCGGATGGAGCCGGTGATCGAACGCGAATGCCGTGCTCGCAGCGTCGGGAACAACTGCGATTTCCGCATCGTCGTCGACGACCGCCCTCGTCAGCCGCCGAATGCCTATCAAACGCTCGACCCGAACGGACGGCCAATCATCGCATTCACCCTGCCGCTCATCGCCGAGGCGCGGAACGAGGACGAAATCGCCTTCGTCCTCGGCCATGAAGCGGCCCACCATATTGCCGAACATATTCCGCGCCAGCGACAGACGGCCATGACCGGGGCGCTGGTTCTTGGCGTCCTGACCGCGGCGAGCGGCGGGGATCCGGAGGCTGTCCGAAGCGCGCAGGATCTCGGCGGCACACTCGGCGCGCGGCGCTATGCAAAGGATTTCGAGCTGGAGGCCGATGCGCTTGGTACCATCCTGGCCTGGGATGCCGGCTACGACCCCGAGCGTGGCGCCGTGTTCTTCACGCGCATTCCCGATCCCGGCAACCAGTTCCTCGGCACCCACCCGCCGAATGCCAGCCGCATCGAAACTGTGCGGCGGACATTGGCTGGGCTCCGATAA